Sequence from the Elephas maximus indicus isolate mEleMax1 chromosome 13, mEleMax1 primary haplotype, whole genome shotgun sequence genome:
GTGATGGCTACACCAACAGCATCTACACGCTGTCCATCAGCAGTGCCACACAGTTCGGCAATGTGCCCTGGTACAGCGAGGCTTGCTCGTCCACACTGGCCACAACCTACAGCAGTGGCAACCAGAACGAGAAACAGATCGTAAGTCAGGTCccaggtgggggctgggggtgtgggGCTGCTTGCTGGGCCTGCTTCTGGACCCTGTATGGCTGGGTGATGGTGGCACAGGCATCGTGAAATGGGACCAGAGGGCTCTCTAAGACTCTGGGGGCCATAGTGCCATGtatagagtcctggacagagatgtATAGATGCTACCTAAAAGCATGTATTGCTTTCAGTGATCTCCAGCCTCTACTTTAACCCGCTTGTTCCTTGATAAACTGCAGGCCACCAGGGGCCTGTCCACAGCGTGTTTACAAGGCAGCAGCTGGAACTCATCCATGGAGCAGGGTCTCCTAGGCAGTGGGAGGCCAGGCGGGTGGCTTCTCTCCTCCCACCATCCTCACAGGTCCCAACACCATTGTCCCTCTGGTAGGTGACCACTGACTTGCGGCAGAAGTGCACAGAGTCACACACGGGCACCTCAGCCTCAGCCCCCTTGGCAGCTGGCATCATAGCTCTCACCCTGGAGGCCAAGTAAGTGGGCGTGGCTGAGGGGCAACTCTCCCTGCCATCACTCTCTGCCATCACTCTCTGCCAGGCAGCCCTTAGCCTCCAGCGTCCCTCCCAAAAGACTGAGccctgcctctccctccctcttttgcaGCAAGAACCTCACCTGGCGGGACATGCAGCACCTAGTGGTACAGACCTCAAAGCCAGCCCACCTCAATGCTAACGACTGGGCCACCAACGGTGTGGGCCGCAAAGGTGAGGGCAGGGTAACCCCATGGGCTGGGCTTGGGGGCAGGCAGGGCCACTCTGTGCCTCCCAGCTGACTTGTCTTCCGTGCCCCACAGTGAGCCACTCCTATGGCTATGGGCTATTGGACGCAGGTGCCATGGTGGCCCTTGCCCAGAACTGGACGACAGTGGCCCCCCAGCGGAAGTGCATCATCGACATCCTCACTGAGCCCAAGTGAGGGCCGGACCTGGGTTGGGAGGGGGCGAGTGCAGCCTGAGGGCCGCAGGGGGTGACAGGCCATCGTGGTGCTCTCTGCACAGGGACATCAGGAAGCGGCTAGAAGTGCGGAAGACTGTGACTGCATGCCTCGGGGAGCCCAACCACATCACCCGGCTAGAGCATGCTCAGGCGCGGCTCACCCTGTCCTACAATCGCCGTGGTGACCTGGCCATCTACCTGGTCAGCCCCATGGGCACCCGCTCCACCCTGCTGGCAGCCAGGTGCCTGCCCTACTCCTGCCCCACCTGGCCCAGCTTTTCTGCTTCACATACCTTAtatgcattcattcactcactgtcACGCACCTTCTTGCTTAGTCACTCAATCCTAATGGTCATCAAAATACTTCTCAGGGGGGAAAGCTTTATCCTGTGGGACCGTCCCATATTGCAGGAATTCCTGCCAGCAGGGTACCTCCCCTCATGTGGTGCTCTCACACGTTTCCAGAATCCCGTAGTTGAGAAACAGGGACAAGGTAGCAGGCATTTCCACCCCAGCGGGATGGGTACTGCACTGCAGGAGGGTTTATGGTTTGTGTGTTGTGGGCGTGGGCCCCCCTGAAGCCTCAGACGGCTGAGTGCACCCTCCTCCCGCCAGGCCACATGACTACTCTGCAGATGGGTTTAACGACTGGGCCTTCATGACGACCCACTCCTGGGATGAGGACCCGTCTGGCGAGTGGGTcctggagattgaaaacaccagtgAAGCCAACAACTATGGTATTGGGGGCCCTTGAGGGGTGGAGGAGGGGTGAGAAGGCACACTCTTGGATCTGGGTTGCTGAGCTGGATGCCAGCATCCTCTAACTCTTTTCTCCCCACCCCATAAATAGGAACACTGACCAAGTTCACCCTTGTGCTGTACGGCACAGCACCCGAGGGGCTGCCTGCACCGCCCGAGAGCAGCGGCTGCAAGACCCTCACGTCCAGCCAGGCCTGCGTGGGTTAGTAATGGGTGTTATTGGTGTTTGGGGGCatgaggctgggggtggggggctgaaGGTACCTTCCTAAAGACCGGCTCTAGGAAGAAAAAGGAGTCTGAAGAGACTTGGGGCTCCTAGGACCTTTGGGATGACCATAATTTTGGGACTGAGGGCTCCTGAGGACAGAGGGAACTATGTTTGAGGTTGTAGGTCCGTGAGTCTGCCATTGTCCTGGGCCGAGGGTTCACACGGCCCGGTGACAGCTGTAACCATGGTCAGCTTAGCTGACCCTTACCCGCCTTCCCTCCGGCAGTGTGCGAGGAAGGCTTCTCCCTGCACCAGAAGACCTGTGTCCAGCACTGCCCACCAGGCTTCACCCCCCAAGTCCTCAACACACACTATAGCACAGAGAACGACGTGGAGATCATTCGAGCCAGTGTCTGTACCCCCTGCCATGCCTCATGTGCCACATGCCAGGGGCCGGTCTTCACAGACTGCCTCAGTTGCCCCAGCCACGCCTCCCTGGACCCTGTGACTCAGACATGCTCCCGGCAAAGCCAGAGCAGCCGTGAGTCCCcactgcagcagcagcagcagcagcagcagcagccaccgCCACAACAGCCAGTCCAGGACGTGGAAACAGAGCCGAGGCCTCGGGCCGGGCTGCTGCCCTCGCATCTGCCCGAGGTGGTGGCTGGCCTCAGCTGCGCCTTCATCGTGCTGGTCTTCGTCACTGTTTTCCTGGTCCTGCAGCTGCGTTCAGGCTTCCGCTTCCGGGGGGTAAAGGTGTACACCATGGACCGGGGCCTCATCTCCTACAAGGGGCTGCCTCCTGAAGCCTGGCAGGAGGAGTGCCCTTCTGACTCAGAAGAGGAAGAGGGCCAGGGCGAGAGGACCGCCTTTATCAAAGATCAGAGCGCCCTTTGACGAGCGCCCACTGCCTGCCTGCCCTTCAAGCCAATCCCCTTCTTGGGCACTTTTTAATTCACCAAAGTATTTTTTTATCTTGGGACTGGGCTTGGACTCAGGCTGGACGGCAAGAGGGGCACAGACTGCTTCCCATGGTACCCTAGGGCCCACCTGGCTGCCTGAGGTGGGGCCCCAGGACCAGCTGGGGGGCAGGAGAGGGCCTCGCCCCACCCTTAGCACCCCTCTGGGTGGAGAAAGGAatgaaacctgtggggcagcttTCCAAGGTCCAGGCCAGCCGGAGTTCCCTGTGGAGTGAAGAGGAGCAGCCTTTCCTTTTCGGGATTCCTGGCCCAGGCTGCAGCTCTGGCCCTTTCTCTGTCCCTCTAAAGCAATAATGGTCCCCATCTAGGCAGCAAGGAGATGGGCCGAGGGGGGATTTGAAGGAGGAGGCCACCTCTCCAAGGGCTTTTGCATCCCGGCCCTGTCCCCACCCTGGTGAGCCTCGGGCAGAAGTGATCGTAGGACAGGACCAAGGCACGGAGGTGCTGCCAGGGCATGTGTGGGCCCCTGTGCCTGCTCTGGTGAGCCTCAGGCGGAAGTGGTGATCATAGGAAGGGACCAAGGCCAGGAGAAGCTGCAAGGGCATGAGGGCCTGTGTGCCTGCTCTGCACCTTGGGTCTCCACACAGCTGGCTGCCAGGCTGAGGCCCATGCTGGTGTCCTGACCACCCTCCCCTTTCCTACTCTCGCCTCCCACCAGGGCCCAGGTCCCTGTTTTCTGAGCCCGGGGCTGCCTGGGCTGTTGGCACTCACAGTcccggagcccctgggtgggtggtGGGAAGGGACGGTGGCCCAGCCAGCCTCTCCCGCCTCCCACCCGATGCTGCTTTCCCCCGTGGGGATCTCAGGGGCCGTTTGAGGATATATTTTCACTCTGTGATTATTTCACTTTAGatgctggttttttgttttt
This genomic interval carries:
- the FURIN gene encoding furin; amino-acid sequence: MELRPWVLWVVAAAGALVLLAADACGQKVFTNTWAVHIPGGQTVADSLARKHGFLNLGQIFGDYYHFWHRAVTKRSLSPHRPRHSRLQREPQVQWLEQQVAKRRTKRDVYQEPTDPKFPQQWYLSGITQRDLNVKEAWVQGYTGRGIVVSILDDGIEKNHPDLAGNYDPGASFDVNDQDPDPQPRYTQLNDNRHGTRCAGEVAAVANNGVCGVGVAYNARIGGVRMLDGEVTDAVEARSLGLNPNHIHIYSASWGPEDDGKTVDGPARLAEEAFFRGVSQGRGGLGSIFVWASGNGGREHDSCNCDGYTNSIYTLSISSATQFGNVPWYSEACSSTLATTYSSGNQNEKQIVTTDLRQKCTESHTGTSASAPLAAGIIALTLEANKNLTWRDMQHLVVQTSKPAHLNANDWATNGVGRKVSHSYGYGLLDAGAMVALAQNWTTVAPQRKCIIDILTEPKDIRKRLEVRKTVTACLGEPNHITRLEHAQARLTLSYNRRGDLAIYLVSPMGTRSTLLAARPHDYSADGFNDWAFMTTHSWDEDPSGEWVLEIENTSEANNYGTLTKFTLVLYGTAPEGLPAPPESSGCKTLTSSQACVVCEEGFSLHQKTCVQHCPPGFTPQVLNTHYSTENDVEIIRASVCTPCHASCATCQGPVFTDCLSCPSHASLDPVTQTCSRQSQSSRESPLQQQQQQQQQPPPQQPVQDVETEPRPRAGLLPSHLPEVVAGLSCAFIVLVFVTVFLVLQLRSGFRFRGVKVYTMDRGLISYKGLPPEAWQEECPSDSEEEEGQGERTAFIKDQSAL